The following are encoded in a window of Limibacter armeniacum genomic DNA:
- a CDS encoding TRAP transporter substrate-binding protein, translating into MAKLERRNFIKKIATAAGSFAAGATLTSCNQNPSDKPVNIQTSTKTYKWRCVTVWPPNFPVLGTAVVDMAKELEHLSSGRLKIQVYGAGELVPALEVFDAVQLGAVQMGHSASYYWAGKMPSSVFFTSIPFGMVAEQMNAWLFYGGGWELWRELYEPLGIVPFPCGNTGVQMGGWFNKEINSIQDIQGLKMRMPGLGGKVIAKSGGSAVTVPGGEIYTNLERGVIDATEWIGPYHDYLMGFHKIAQYYYYPGWHEPGSVLELICNKKALEELPSELQEMVKTVAIKYNNLILSEFEAKNNEYLQRIFRESDVELRAFPEEVMKALKKNTEDVLQGLTTSDPFAKKVYDNFNKFKGEIKSWGNISSKAMTEYL; encoded by the coding sequence ATGGCAAAGTTAGAGAGACGAAACTTTATCAAGAAGATTGCTACTGCTGCCGGGTCATTCGCTGCAGGCGCTACACTGACCTCCTGCAACCAAAACCCTTCCGACAAACCTGTCAATATACAAACTTCAACAAAAACCTATAAATGGCGATGTGTCACAGTATGGCCTCCAAACTTCCCTGTTTTGGGCACGGCCGTCGTAGACATGGCTAAAGAGTTGGAACACTTGTCTTCCGGCAGGTTAAAAATTCAAGTCTATGGAGCTGGGGAACTGGTTCCTGCTTTAGAGGTTTTTGATGCTGTACAGCTTGGTGCTGTTCAAATGGGACACAGTGCTTCCTACTATTGGGCAGGTAAGATGCCTTCATCCGTTTTCTTCACCAGTATTCCATTTGGAATGGTTGCCGAACAAATGAATGCTTGGTTGTTTTACGGCGGCGGCTGGGAACTTTGGCGTGAACTATACGAACCACTTGGTATCGTACCATTCCCTTGTGGAAACACTGGGGTACAAATGGGTGGATGGTTCAATAAGGAAATCAACTCCATTCAGGATATCCAAGGTCTAAAAATGAGAATGCCTGGACTAGGAGGAAAAGTGATTGCCAAATCAGGAGGCTCTGCTGTAACAGTACCTGGTGGTGAGATTTACACTAACCTGGAACGGGGAGTGATTGACGCTACCGAGTGGATAGGCCCTTACCATGACTACCTGATGGGTTTTCATAAAATTGCACAGTACTATTACTACCCCGGTTGGCATGAGCCTGGATCTGTCTTGGAACTGATCTGTAACAAGAAAGCCCTAGAGGAACTACCTAGTGAATTACAGGAAATGGTTAAAACCGTAGCCATCAAATACAATAACCTGATTTTATCTGAGTTCGAGGCTAAAAACAACGAATACCTTCAGAGGATCTTCAGAGAAAGTGATGTTGAATTGAGAGCATTCCCTGAAGAGGTAATGAAAGCACTAAAGAAGAACACAGAAGACGTCCTCCAAGGCTTGACTACCTCTGACCCTTTTGCGAAAAAGGTCTATGATAACTTCAATAAATTCAAAGGTGAAATAAAGTCATGGGGAAATATTTCTTCCAAAGCCATGACCGAATACTTATAA
- a CDS encoding PSP1 domain-containing protein produces the protein MACGSCATGACGVTSGGCGSGGSCKTGGCLKLNAYDWLGDMDLPSTQRFNVVEVKFKGGRKGFYRNDKYLELFTGDPVVVDAQNGHHIGYVSLQGEIVRLQMMKKKVEDNDEILGIMRKATDKDLEKMVFVKNRELPTMYRTREIIRELNLKMKLSDIEFQADNSKATFYYSADDRVDFRELIKILASEFKIRVEMRQISLRQEASRLGGIGSCGRELCCSTWLSDFKSVSTAAARYQNLSLNPSKLSGQCGRLKCCLNYELETYIDALVDIPIVEKPILTTKGEVQLQKVDIFKKVLWFSYEGETTWHSVPAQRVKDVLDMNAKGKKPSTIQEEAPAIEAPNTKLGSAIEKLENKRQRREGGSNRPPRKKATPSATPEPSSENRQQQRRKRRNRKTSGSGQGQQQDSSKNANAADKRIQEAAKLAAKAKQKAQQEASAKRKSRSRKRRPGGGNRPNNSGGNDA, from the coding sequence ATGGCATGTGGGTCATGTGCGACGGGCGCTTGTGGAGTAACTAGCGGAGGTTGCGGAAGCGGCGGATCCTGTAAGACTGGCGGCTGCCTCAAACTGAACGCTTACGACTGGTTAGGGGATATGGACTTACCCAGCACGCAGCGCTTCAACGTAGTGGAAGTCAAATTCAAAGGTGGTAGAAAAGGTTTCTACCGTAATGATAAATATCTAGAACTGTTTACAGGAGACCCTGTAGTAGTCGATGCTCAAAATGGTCATCATATTGGTTACGTATCCCTTCAAGGCGAAATCGTACGACTCCAAATGATGAAGAAAAAGGTAGAGGACAATGACGAGATCCTCGGTATCATGCGTAAAGCAACTGACAAAGACCTTGAGAAAATGGTATTTGTCAAAAACCGTGAGTTGCCGACCATGTACCGTACAAGGGAAATCATTCGTGAACTGAACCTGAAGATGAAGCTGTCTGATATAGAATTTCAGGCAGACAACTCAAAGGCTACATTTTACTACTCTGCGGACGATCGTGTCGATTTTAGAGAACTGATCAAGATCTTGGCTAGCGAATTCAAGATTCGTGTGGAAATGCGTCAGATCAGTCTCCGTCAGGAAGCGAGTAGATTAGGTGGCATTGGTTCTTGTGGACGTGAATTGTGCTGTTCTACTTGGCTATCTGATTTCAAGAGTGTTTCAACTGCTGCAGCCAGGTACCAGAACTTGTCTCTGAACCCCAGCAAACTATCTGGGCAATGTGGCAGGCTAAAGTGTTGTTTGAATTATGAGTTAGAAACTTATATTGATGCATTGGTTGACATTCCAATTGTGGAGAAGCCTATTCTGACCACAAAAGGAGAAGTTCAGTTACAAAAAGTGGACATCTTCAAGAAAGTACTTTGGTTCAGCTACGAAGGTGAAACAACTTGGCACAGTGTTCCTGCTCAACGTGTAAAGGATGTACTGGACATGAATGCCAAAGGCAAGAAGCCTAGTACCATTCAGGAAGAGGCTCCTGCCATTGAAGCTCCTAATACCAAGTTGGGATCGGCTATTGAAAAGCTGGAGAACAAAAGGCAACGCAGAGAGGGTGGTTCCAACAGGCCTCCTAGAAAAAAAGCAACGCCTTCTGCAACACCTGAACCTTCTTCAGAAAACAGACAACAGCAACGCAGAAAACGTAGAAACCGCAAAACCAGTGGCAGCGGACAAGGACAACAACAGGATAGCAGCAAGAATGCTAATGCTGCTGACAAACGTATCCAAGAGGCTGCCAAACTTGCTGCTAAAGCCAAGCAGAAAGCTCAACAAGAAGCTTCAGCCAAAAGAAAGAGTCGTTCTCGCAAAAGACGACCTGGAGGTGGCAACAGACCTAATAATAGCGGTGGTAACGATGCTTAA
- the hemW gene encoding radical SAM family heme chaperone HemW encodes MAGIYIHIPFCKQACHYCDFHFSTNMQLKTDMVEAIRKELEMQKDYVQEPIRTLYFGGGTPSLLSETELNAIIDTVNQYYDTSGVEEITLEANPDDLKPQKLKELRNAGINRLSIGIQSFHGPHLKFMNRAHNAKEAEQCVKLAQDAGFENMTIDLIYAVPADDHSIWERDLNKAISLNVPHISSYCLTIEEKTAFGNWAKKGKIKPAGEEFAAEQFEMLVNGLTGAGYEHYEISNFAKPGLYSKHNTAYWQQQPYIGIGPGAHSYNGNSRQYNVSNNPKYIHALKEGTLPFEKEVLSVADQVNEYMMVRLRTMWGCDLSYLKERYNVDLKAVFAKELAEMEKYGWLTVHQNMMKLTEKGKLLADKIAGDLFID; translated from the coding sequence ATGGCGGGTATATACATCCATATTCCTTTTTGTAAACAGGCTTGCCACTACTGTGATTTCCACTTCAGTACCAATATGCAACTGAAAACGGATATGGTAGAGGCAATCAGGAAGGAGTTGGAAATGCAGAAGGATTATGTTCAGGAACCGATTAGGACCCTTTATTTTGGAGGAGGAACCCCGTCTTTGCTTTCTGAAACGGAGCTTAATGCCATTATCGATACAGTCAATCAGTATTATGATACGTCAGGTGTCGAGGAGATAACATTGGAGGCCAATCCCGATGATTTGAAACCGCAGAAACTTAAGGAGCTCAGAAATGCAGGCATCAATAGATTGAGCATTGGTATTCAGTCGTTTCATGGGCCACACCTGAAGTTTATGAACCGCGCTCATAATGCGAAAGAAGCGGAGCAATGTGTGAAATTGGCACAGGATGCTGGTTTTGAGAATATGACAATCGACTTGATTTATGCCGTTCCTGCTGATGATCACAGTATATGGGAACGTGACCTCAATAAAGCTATCAGCTTGAATGTTCCACATATTTCATCTTATTGCTTGACTATTGAGGAGAAAACAGCCTTTGGTAATTGGGCAAAGAAAGGAAAAATTAAGCCAGCAGGAGAGGAGTTTGCCGCTGAGCAGTTCGAGATGTTGGTGAATGGATTGACAGGGGCAGGGTATGAACACTATGAAATATCCAATTTTGCAAAGCCAGGTTTGTACTCCAAGCATAATACGGCTTATTGGCAACAGCAACCATACATAGGTATTGGCCCTGGAGCTCACTCCTACAATGGAAACTCAAGGCAATACAATGTCAGTAATAACCCCAAGTATATTCATGCATTGAAAGAAGGAACACTTCCTTTTGAAAAGGAAGTGCTGTCTGTCGCTGATCAGGTAAATGAGTACATGATGGTGAGGCTTAGAACGATGTGGGGGTGTGACTTATCTTACTTGAAAGAGCGGTATAATGTAGATTTAAAGGCAGTCTTTGCAAAAGAACTGGCAGAGATGGAAAAATATGGTTGGCTGACAGTTCATCAGAATATGATGAAACTGACCGAAAAAGGAAAGCTGTTGGCGGATAAGATAGCAGGTGACTTGTTTATTGACTAG
- a CDS encoding DnaJ family domain-containing protein has product MLLNWLAENKIKEAIGNGSFEQLEGMGKPVDNSVYFSYPKERRLSMHLLRNANALPEEVQLMKEINALKDAIRQEQNDTEINKLTLLLYQKQDHLAVLMERNK; this is encoded by the coding sequence ATGCTATTAAACTGGTTAGCCGAAAACAAGATTAAAGAAGCCATAGGAAATGGCAGCTTTGAACAATTGGAAGGAATGGGAAAACCCGTTGACAACTCAGTTTACTTCAGTTACCCCAAAGAAAGAAGGTTATCCATGCATCTGCTTCGTAATGCTAACGCACTTCCTGAAGAGGTTCAACTTATGAAAGAGATCAATGCCTTGAAAGATGCTATACGTCAGGAACAGAATGATACTGAAATCAACAAACTTACCCTTCTACTCTATCAGAAACAGGACCATCTGGCAGTATTGATGGAAAGAAATAAATAA
- a CDS encoding Y-family DNA polymerase, protein MFALIDCNSFYASCEKVFRPDLTHSPVIVLSNNDGCVIARSQEAKALGIPMGIPFFKIKHLIKRHNVAVFSANFRLYGSLSARVMETLAHFSPHMEIYSIDEAFLDLSGIDDIEGYAQTLRHTVQQWTNIPVSVGVAPTKTLAKLANHAAKTKSGMNGVCIFHPDQDFRKIINPMSINEIWGIGKQYTKQLQKIGVTSVEDFISLPSGWVKRNMHVTGLRTQRELLGEPHLSLEEQYTPKQGICTARTFSKAINTRVGVQEAVSSFAANVCRKLRKQHSCAYKITVFVQTDSFREQHPYYGYISDVLNTPSNDTVTITKKALELLDKVIKPRHNYRKAGVLVTNLVPEKQLQLPLFPPSSIDEDDKRQTLMQVIDKLNHKWGKGSIHLATQGIKPAFQMKQAYRSPNYTTNLWEVPVATI, encoded by the coding sequence ATGTTTGCGCTCATTGATTGCAATAGTTTCTATGCTTCCTGTGAAAAGGTTTTCAGACCAGACTTAACACATAGTCCAGTTATTGTACTTTCCAATAATGATGGTTGCGTCATTGCCCGAAGTCAAGAAGCTAAAGCGCTTGGTATTCCAATGGGTATTCCTTTTTTCAAGATCAAGCACTTGATTAAGCGCCACAATGTGGCTGTATTCTCAGCTAACTTTCGTTTATATGGAAGCCTTTCAGCACGTGTAATGGAGACATTGGCACATTTCTCTCCACACATGGAGATCTACAGCATTGATGAGGCATTTTTAGATTTAAGTGGAATCGATGATATAGAAGGGTATGCCCAAACTCTCCGTCACACAGTCCAACAATGGACCAATATCCCTGTATCTGTAGGTGTTGCTCCTACAAAAACACTTGCCAAACTGGCTAACCATGCAGCAAAAACAAAAAGTGGCATGAATGGCGTTTGTATCTTCCACCCCGATCAGGATTTTAGAAAAATAATTAACCCTATGTCTATCAATGAAATATGGGGAATTGGAAAACAATACACCAAGCAACTACAAAAAATAGGCGTCACTTCTGTTGAAGACTTTATAAGCCTTCCTTCAGGATGGGTCAAGCGTAATATGCATGTAACGGGATTGCGTACACAACGAGAGTTACTAGGAGAACCTCATCTGTCTTTAGAGGAACAATATACCCCTAAACAAGGTATATGCACAGCCCGTACATTCAGCAAGGCGATTAATACAAGGGTAGGTGTACAAGAAGCTGTCAGCTCATTTGCTGCCAATGTCTGCCGAAAGCTCCGCAAGCAACATAGTTGTGCCTATAAGATCACCGTTTTTGTACAGACTGACTCGTTCCGGGAGCAGCATCCTTATTATGGCTATATTTCAGATGTCTTGAACACGCCAAGCAACGACACGGTCACTATTACAAAAAAAGCACTGGAGTTACTAGACAAAGTCATCAAGCCCAGACATAACTACCGAAAAGCTGGTGTACTTGTAACGAACCTTGTCCCTGAAAAGCAACTACAGTTACCCCTATTCCCACCTTCCTCCATTGATGAAGACGACAAACGGCAAACTCTTATGCAAGTCATTGACAAATTGAACCATAAATGGGGAAAGGGTAGTATCCACCTTGCTACACAAGGCATAAAGCCTGCTTTCCAAATGAAACAGGCTTACCGTTCTCCAAACTATACTACCAACTTATGGGAAGTACCAGTTGCTACCATCTAA
- a CDS encoding YqjF family protein produces the protein MNKVSKPKTFLSAEWRKLVMANYAVDPTSLQPYLPPNTELDTWNGTCYVSLVGFMFCDTKVLGVKIPWHINFEEVNLRFYVRYKAGNEWKRGVVFIKEIVPKAAITLVANTLYNEKYATMPMQHEWREEEDHLSVAYRWKFEGEWNHINVQTALQPVNIAKGSEEEFITEHYWGYTKTGANQTSEYAVEHPVWDVYPVQQYDIHCNASALYGPEFGEAMSSEPVSVLMAEGSPILVRRGIII, from the coding sequence ATGAACAAGGTTAGCAAACCAAAAACTTTTTTATCTGCAGAATGGCGTAAACTGGTCATGGCCAACTACGCTGTTGACCCCACTTCTTTACAGCCTTACCTTCCTCCCAATACAGAACTGGACACTTGGAACGGCACCTGCTATGTCAGTCTTGTAGGTTTTATGTTTTGCGACACCAAAGTACTGGGAGTGAAAATTCCTTGGCATATCAACTTTGAGGAAGTCAATCTAAGGTTTTATGTCCGTTATAAGGCTGGCAATGAATGGAAACGAGGTGTTGTCTTTATCAAAGAGATTGTACCTAAAGCTGCGATTACGTTAGTTGCCAATACACTTTACAATGAAAAGTATGCTACCATGCCAATGCAACATGAATGGAGAGAAGAAGAGGATCACTTATCCGTTGCTTACAGATGGAAGTTTGAAGGTGAATGGAACCACATCAACGTACAAACGGCACTACAACCTGTTAATATTGCAAAAGGAAGTGAGGAGGAATTTATCACAGAACACTATTGGGGTTACACCAAAACAGGTGCTAACCAGACCTCTGAATATGCAGTGGAACACCCTGTATGGGATGTCTACCCAGTACAGCAATATGATATCCACTGCAACGCATCAGCACTTTATGGACCTGAATTTGGAGAAGCAATGAGCAGCGAACCTGTATCAGTATTAATGGCTGAAGGCTCCCCAATTTTGGTTCGCCGTGGTATTATCATTTAG
- a CDS encoding DUF4919 domain-containing protein translates to MKQLTSLLFLLLFNSMSLFSQYEAPEFAAALDLYERQQYSEAIPHLAKYIAKDQSNAEAYKIRGNCYWELNKPDSAQSDYLSALNIDSNFSDVHFNLSGIYEIGAQYDRALKHLRTYTVLEPEDPNGYARIGVIQHMLNNNDSALYYLDKAHNLDMENLMVHYYQAWINYYEQNFEEAIEWANNGKALDPLNSDLYLITGLAHFRNGTFEASAREFDQSYKLTDDIGNLVLRAKSEVFASTDSALLVHIEMSEYRFKHINTDALASLTRNAADVSNKYHYSKLIERFEEKECDFGLDEYFMLYLGFSMQGEYAPYGLEHKELYKLFEKEQYDQVIELGQTMLEKAPFNGIRIYEMLAIAYLHQENEEAFYSYIKKYQGIVNAILATGEGSSFENAFIVTSPGDEYDILKMLGYSSTSQSLHFKDGHSYDLLEAKDQFGDSRKFYFNIDQPYSSLANQWGLEKGKKEKRNKRKKD, encoded by the coding sequence ATGAAACAACTGACGTCACTTCTATTTTTGCTGCTATTCAATTCCATGTCGCTTTTCAGCCAATATGAAGCTCCGGAGTTTGCAGCAGCACTGGACCTTTATGAGAGACAGCAATACTCAGAAGCCATCCCTCACCTAGCTAAATATATCGCAAAAGACCAATCGAATGCAGAGGCTTACAAGATAAGAGGCAACTGCTATTGGGAGCTAAACAAACCAGACAGTGCACAGTCAGACTATTTGAGCGCATTGAATATAGATAGCAATTTTTCCGATGTCCACTTTAACCTAAGCGGAATCTATGAAATCGGTGCACAATATGACAGGGCTCTTAAACACCTTCGAACATATACCGTTCTGGAGCCAGAAGATCCCAACGGTTATGCCCGAATTGGTGTCATTCAACATATGCTCAACAACAATGACTCCGCCCTTTACTATTTAGACAAAGCCCACAACCTTGATATGGAAAACCTGATGGTTCACTATTATCAAGCATGGATCAATTACTATGAGCAAAACTTTGAGGAGGCAATCGAATGGGCCAATAATGGTAAAGCACTTGATCCACTCAACAGTGACCTTTACCTGATTACAGGTTTGGCACACTTCAGAAACGGGACTTTTGAAGCATCTGCCCGAGAATTTGACCAATCCTACAAATTGACCGACGACATCGGTAACCTTGTACTAAGAGCAAAATCAGAAGTATTTGCCTCTACTGACTCCGCCCTTCTGGTACATATAGAAATGTCGGAATATAGGTTCAAGCATATCAATACCGATGCGTTAGCCTCCTTAACCCGAAATGCGGCTGACGTTTCCAACAAGTACCATTACAGTAAACTAATCGAGCGGTTTGAGGAAAAAGAGTGTGACTTCGGGCTTGATGAGTACTTTATGCTTTATCTAGGATTCAGCATGCAAGGTGAATATGCCCCATATGGTCTCGAACATAAAGAGCTGTATAAACTTTTTGAAAAGGAACAATACGATCAGGTTATTGAATTGGGACAAACGATGTTAGAAAAAGCTCCTTTCAATGGCATCAGAATATATGAAATGTTGGCTATCGCTTACCTGCATCAGGAAAATGAAGAAGCATTTTACTCCTACATAAAAAAGTATCAAGGCATTGTCAATGCGATTCTGGCAACAGGAGAAGGCAGTTCTTTCGAAAATGCATTTATCGTCACCTCTCCTGGAGATGAATACGATATACTCAAAATGCTAGGCTATTCTTCCACCAGCCAATCACTTCATTTCAAAGACGGTCACAGCTACGATTTACTGGAAGCCAAAGATCAGTTTGGAGATAGCCGCAAGTTCTATTTCAACATTGACCAGCCTTACTCTTCACTTGCCAATCAGTGGGGACTTGAAAAAGGAAAGAAGGAAAAAAGAAACAAACGTAAAAAGGACTAA
- a CDS encoding acyl-[acyl-carrier-protein] thioesterase, whose product MIQEGVWKEKQTIKSFQMGPNFQMNISTISELLQEAGGNHSNFNEFGIKEMIATGRIWVLSRLKVEAEKLPVWGDEVTVETWVKSAEGVTSLRDFIIRNTAGEVILRGSSLWYAVDIKKRRPTSLEDMAKKVTIRSDLSAIDRDSLEKLPLPKHVDYVDEVKVKYSDLDPALHANNVKYLSWALNSYPIAFHKAHQFKGFEINFLAETLYGQSLEVETEEKQVASDVYMTTVIKHKDTGKPGCLIRTTWQQVAEYERQAEEATAEALL is encoded by the coding sequence ATGATACAGGAAGGTGTTTGGAAGGAGAAACAGACGATCAAGTCTTTTCAGATGGGACCAAACTTTCAGATGAACATTTCTACTATTTCTGAACTGCTACAGGAAGCTGGAGGAAATCATTCTAATTTCAACGAGTTTGGAATCAAGGAAATGATTGCCACAGGTAGGATATGGGTTTTGAGTCGTCTCAAGGTAGAGGCTGAAAAACTGCCAGTTTGGGGAGATGAAGTAACTGTAGAAACTTGGGTGAAAAGTGCAGAGGGAGTAACGTCTTTGAGAGACTTTATTATCCGTAATACAGCAGGAGAGGTTATTCTGAGAGGTTCTTCGCTATGGTATGCGGTTGATATCAAGAAAAGAAGACCTACGTCGCTGGAAGATATGGCAAAAAAGGTAACAATACGTTCAGACCTTTCAGCTATTGACCGTGATAGTCTGGAAAAGTTACCCCTTCCAAAGCATGTTGACTATGTAGATGAGGTAAAAGTGAAGTATTCGGATCTTGATCCCGCATTGCATGCCAATAACGTGAAATACCTTTCATGGGCTTTGAACAGCTATCCGATTGCTTTTCACAAGGCGCATCAGTTTAAGGGGTTTGAAATCAACTTTTTGGCAGAAACATTATATGGTCAGTCACTGGAAGTGGAGACAGAAGAGAAGCAGGTAGCAAGTGATGTGTATATGACTACTGTTATCAAGCACAAGGATACAGGTAAACCAGGCTGTTTGATCAGAACTACATGGCAGCAAGTAGCAGAATATGAGCGACAAGCTGAGGAGGCAACCGCAGAAGCATTGCTGTAG
- a CDS encoding gliding motility lipoprotein GldH gives MYIRKFLLFAAAILMLAACDVNRVKEEYVNYDDGNWYFDSVAVFDFEILDPSQGYNVDYNLRNSLDYPYHNIFLRYELTDSTGNVIKSDSSMEFMLMDAKTGEPFGETASPKGTGIGVTYTHQIPLLENFHFDKPGKYYFKLKQDMRLDTLSGIYGVGFRVEYND, from the coding sequence ATGTATATCAGGAAATTCCTGCTTTTTGCTGCAGCAATTCTGATGCTGGCAGCATGCGACGTAAACAGAGTAAAAGAAGAGTATGTCAATTATGATGACGGCAACTGGTATTTTGACTCAGTAGCTGTTTTTGACTTTGAGATATTGGACCCTTCGCAAGGTTACAATGTTGATTACAACCTGCGTAATTCTTTGGATTATCCATACCATAACATATTCTTGAGGTATGAACTTACTGACTCAACAGGCAATGTGATAAAGTCCGATTCAAGTATGGAGTTTATGCTAATGGACGCCAAAACGGGAGAACCATTTGGTGAAACAGCCAGTCCTAAGGGAACAGGCATTGGCGTAACCTACACTCATCAGATTCCTTTGTTGGAAAACTTTCATTTTGACAAACCTGGTAAGTACTACTTCAAGCTCAAGCAAGATATGCGCCTAGATACGCTTAGCGGTATTTATGGTGTTGGCTTCAGAGTAGAATACAATGACTAA